Proteins encoded together in one Fibrobacter sp. UWH4 window:
- a CDS encoding leucine-rich repeat domain-containing protein has translation MNLLDIIAKAKAEKATSLDLSQKDLRLLPQELFELDNLEELILDRNMLVELPDDIGKLKNLKKLSVSENDLMELPETIGELTNLEHLYLGYNSLSELPDTVGNLTKLETVNIAKNQLLDLTLEVGKWVNVTKLSLHDNMLSEVPATLGKLKKLRKLYLDNNDLTSIPANLSHLESLEVLMVSGNNLGAIPSEFGNLKKLKELVLDANQLATLPESLAECDSLETISVVENPLEGGIPRVLLDKKGLSIDQ, from the coding sequence ATGAATTTGCTAGATATTATCGCCAAGGCCAAGGCCGAAAAAGCCACTTCGTTAGACCTTTCCCAGAAAGACCTGAGACTCCTCCCCCAGGAGCTTTTTGAACTGGATAACCTAGAAGAGTTGATCCTCGACCGCAATATGCTTGTGGAACTCCCCGACGACATCGGCAAGCTCAAGAATTTGAAAAAACTTTCCGTGAGCGAAAATGACCTGATGGAACTCCCCGAGACCATCGGCGAGCTCACCAACCTGGAGCACCTGTACCTGGGCTACAACAGCCTGTCCGAACTTCCGGACACCGTCGGAAACCTTACAAAACTTGAAACGGTAAATATCGCAAAGAACCAGCTTCTGGACCTGACTCTCGAAGTTGGAAAGTGGGTTAACGTTACCAAGTTGAGCCTCCACGACAACATGCTGTCCGAAGTACCGGCAACCCTCGGCAAGCTGAAAAAGCTCCGCAAGCTCTACCTGGACAACAATGACCTCACCTCGATCCCGGCGAACCTTTCTCACCTGGAATCCCTGGAAGTCCTGATGGTGTCGGGCAACAACCTGGGCGCCATCCCCTCCGAATTCGGCAACCTGAAGAAGCTCAAGGAACTGGTACTCGACGCCAACCAGCTCGCGACCCTCCCCGAAAGCCTCGCCGAGTGCGATAGCCTCGAAACGATTTCCGTGGTGGAAAACCCGCTCGAAGGCGGAATCCCGCGCGTGCTACTGGACAAGAAGGGACTAAGCATCGACCAGTAG
- a CDS encoding M23 family metallopeptidase produces MKFILSMALSAFFALSLLGCNEQEKIQGLKAEGDRLRAKIDSLSAAIDHVQAFPGNWIVQNDTVRAGDGLFQVLVRMQINERERGKIVLALQDSVELSKLRVGQVFYAALDSAGSVQKFRYAPNPATIHMLTHTDSGYVYKLIEKPVTRRQSIFEGALTEGSTLNGALFKVGIPGRMVGIVSGVLQCKVAFPLARAGDKFRILLEETFYQDSIWIDGRVVYAEFDGRIVGHHEAFRYEDPDPKSSFNAHYTEKGEALVFDGLRYPLDRLHVTSPFGSRIHPITGQRKMHAGIDYGSPTGTPVYAVAEGIVTVSGFDPFSGNKIAIRHRDRSESWYMHLSVRGVKVGSKVAARQCIGRVGSTGRSTGPHLHLGFKNEKGAWINPASKTMIAAPKLEGERLARLHKEVAEIRKQIEATLAAPAVKANDTTDVMVRMRNL; encoded by the coding sequence GTGAAATTTATTCTGTCGATGGCGTTGTCCGCGTTTTTTGCGTTGTCGTTGCTTGGTTGCAATGAACAGGAGAAAATTCAAGGCTTAAAGGCGGAAGGCGACCGGCTTCGCGCAAAGATCGATTCGCTTTCCGCGGCTATCGATCACGTTCAGGCGTTTCCTGGAAACTGGATTGTTCAAAACGACACCGTACGCGCGGGGGACGGCCTTTTCCAGGTGCTTGTCCGCATGCAAATCAACGAACGCGAACGCGGAAAGATTGTGCTCGCCCTGCAAGATAGCGTGGAACTTTCGAAACTTCGCGTGGGGCAGGTTTTCTATGCCGCCCTTGATTCGGCGGGGAGTGTCCAGAAGTTTCGCTATGCTCCGAACCCGGCGACGATCCACATGCTCACCCATACGGATTCGGGATATGTCTACAAGCTGATTGAAAAACCGGTAACGCGCCGTCAGTCCATTTTCGAGGGAGCCCTCACCGAAGGCAGCACCCTGAACGGCGCCCTTTTCAAGGTGGGAATTCCCGGTCGCATGGTAGGCATCGTGAGTGGCGTGCTGCAGTGCAAGGTGGCGTTCCCCTTGGCCCGTGCCGGCGACAAGTTCCGTATTTTGCTCGAAGAAACATTCTACCAGGATTCCATTTGGATTGACGGTCGCGTGGTTTATGCGGAATTCGACGGTCGCATCGTGGGCCATCACGAAGCCTTCCGTTACGAAGATCCGGATCCGAAGAGTTCCTTTAACGCCCACTATACCGAAAAGGGCGAAGCGCTCGTTTTCGATGGCTTGCGTTACCCGCTCGACCGCCTGCATGTTACAAGTCCTTTCGGTAGCCGCATTCACCCCATTACGGGCCAACGCAAAATGCATGCCGGTATTGACTATGGTAGCCCCACGGGTACGCCGGTTTACGCTGTTGCCGAAGGTATTGTGACGGTTTCGGGTTTTGATCCGTTCAGCGGAAACAAGATTGCCATTCGCCACCGCGACCGCTCCGAAAGCTGGTACATGCACCTTTCTGTTCGCGGCGTCAAGGTGGGCTCCAAGGTGGCTGCCCGTCAGTGCATTGGCCGCGTGGGGTCTACGGGTCGCAGCACTGGCCCGCACCTGCATCTGGGTTTCAAGAACGAAAAGGGCGCCTGGATCAATCCGGCTTCCAAGACGATGATTGCCGCCCCGAAACTCGAGGGCGAACGCCTTGCCCGCCTGCATAAGGAAGTCGCCGAAATCCGCAAACAAATAGAGGCGACTCTCGCCGCCCCTGCCGTCAAGGCTAACGACACCACCGACGTGATGGTGCGTATGCGAAACCTTTAA
- a CDS encoding lytic transglycosylase domain-containing protein, with protein sequence MKSNVRISKLSLAIILVLCFGALGLFVSYWFSRQAEIKELAKQETLLRGELDQLSVWGKWTVDYVKINKALAHLSKNRLTEEQREMLTEQIWQISRSYATDPLLILSVVAQESHGNPNARGRMQSGAYSGALGLMQIKLETAKKMGAHFGLHIETEEDLLKPEINVTVGTAYLIRLISKYGNWKDALIAYNLGHSAVDRMLESGKPLPTKYYEHVISKYRKLTGIDFLETSSP encoded by the coding sequence GTGAAAAGTAACGTTCGCATTTCGAAACTTTCTCTTGCGATTATCCTGGTCCTCTGTTTCGGAGCTCTCGGACTATTCGTGTCTTACTGGTTTTCGAGGCAGGCCGAAATTAAGGAACTCGCCAAGCAGGAAACGCTGTTGCGTGGCGAGCTCGACCAACTGAGTGTCTGGGGGAAATGGACCGTCGATTATGTCAAAATCAACAAGGCGCTAGCCCATCTTTCCAAAAACCGCCTGACAGAGGAACAGCGGGAAATGCTGACAGAACAAATCTGGCAGATTTCACGATCCTATGCGACCGACCCGCTCCTGATTCTCTCGGTCGTTGCCCAGGAAAGCCACGGCAACCCCAATGCCCGCGGGCGCATGCAATCGGGAGCCTATTCCGGAGCACTGGGGCTAATGCAAATCAAGCTTGAAACCGCCAAGAAAATGGGCGCCCATTTTGGACTGCATATCGAAACCGAAGAAGACCTCCTCAAGCCAGAAATCAACGTGACCGTCGGCACTGCCTACCTAATCCGACTGATTTCAAAATACGGCAACTGGAAGGACGCCCTTATTGCGTACAACCTTGGACACTCCGCCGTTGACCGTATGCTGGAATCGGGCAAGCCTCTACCGACAAAATATTACGAGCACGTCATTTCCAAATACCGCAAACTGACCGGAATCGATTTTTTGGAGACGAGCAGTCCATAA
- a CDS encoding alpha-amylase/4-alpha-glucanotransferase domain-containing protein has protein sequence MKPSLSFVLQLPPSTAYAKLDAVAENLLSGVLMGLDSGKMNISLFMDGPTLETVCNVAGPQKINKLRNAIEDGSLELLGGGFYDPMLPLFPTELQSMQLEQHGNFLWKHFKVEPTGYFNTSMVWEMEMTDLLEEHRFEYALVQEASLQDALGRTTPVSGWYSVEDKGAFLKIVPISQTLSRTIAEDDFHWPEIAEPYCRGGKTAVIALDIPPQPGDIIPFFERLIDFLETNELETKTVASVVNEQTSEGRISFLLSAGQKIGLPATAKTCRELLVKRPEVNLLHKTLLSLYHRAKDTLKDHELKEIYQMLMPAMSPIYYRDMQDCEGMRTPMVRWWGARFLLQVANRLTELVSFDGIRLDIADFMLDGHKYIWAENHSYSFLLDYFGGGILRILNAKDPENNLLSSWRDDGEPAVGFLDFVLPNTEQKASKLDQLLSDREGILVSPFDYQIKRHDAGTDIQLLSEQQVKIGDQSGILEVEKNFALSATGSEFELEYKLKNNGTAEAKGFFGTLLETGLLACGTTDRDILVDGDALKFNFRDPLIFPDARRIEIKDSVTDCRIRLDFETRTSLLVAPIFGASALAAPEALQGIRIFPFWKLSLASLNETEFKMTVHISKR, from the coding sequence ATGAAACCGTCTCTTTCGTTCGTCCTTCAGTTGCCTCCTTCGACGGCGTACGCCAAGCTAGATGCCGTGGCGGAAAACCTGCTTTCGGGAGTCCTTATGGGCCTCGATTCAGGCAAGATGAACATTTCGCTGTTCATGGACGGACCGACACTGGAAACGGTTTGCAATGTAGCAGGTCCGCAGAAAATAAACAAGTTGCGCAATGCAATCGAGGACGGAAGCCTGGAACTGCTGGGCGGCGGATTTTACGACCCGATGTTGCCGCTTTTCCCGACCGAACTGCAATCCATGCAGCTGGAACAGCACGGAAATTTCCTGTGGAAACACTTCAAGGTCGAACCAACCGGCTACTTCAATACCTCGATGGTCTGGGAAATGGAAATGACCGACCTCCTGGAAGAGCACCGATTTGAATACGCCCTGGTACAAGAAGCATCGTTACAGGACGCCCTCGGACGCACGACACCCGTTTCGGGATGGTATTCCGTCGAAGACAAGGGGGCATTCCTCAAGATTGTCCCCATTTCGCAAACGCTTTCTCGAACCATTGCCGAAGATGACTTTCACTGGCCTGAAATTGCAGAGCCATACTGCCGAGGTGGAAAGACGGCGGTCATCGCCTTGGATATTCCACCGCAGCCGGGCGACATCATTCCTTTCTTCGAAAGGCTGATTGACTTCCTTGAAACGAATGAGCTCGAAACGAAGACCGTCGCAAGCGTCGTCAATGAACAGACCTCCGAAGGCCGAATCAGTTTTCTGCTTTCCGCCGGGCAAAAAATAGGGCTTCCTGCAACCGCCAAGACCTGTCGAGAACTTCTCGTAAAAAGGCCAGAGGTCAACCTGCTGCACAAGACGCTCCTTTCGCTTTACCACCGCGCCAAGGACACTCTGAAAGACCACGAACTCAAAGAAATCTACCAGATGCTGATGCCCGCCATGTCGCCCATCTACTACCGCGATATGCAGGACTGCGAAGGGATGCGGACTCCCATGGTCCGCTGGTGGGGAGCTCGATTCCTGCTCCAGGTGGCAAATCGCCTGACAGAACTCGTGTCCTTTGACGGAATCCGGCTAGACATCGCAGACTTCATGCTTGACGGCCACAAGTACATCTGGGCGGAAAACCATTCCTACTCTTTCTTACTGGACTATTTCGGCGGCGGAATTCTTCGAATCCTGAACGCCAAGGATCCCGAAAACAACCTACTGAGTTCCTGGCGCGACGACGGAGAACCTGCGGTCGGTTTCCTCGACTTTGTTCTTCCGAACACGGAACAGAAGGCCTCCAAGCTCGACCAGCTCCTTTCGGACCGCGAGGGGATTCTCGTAAGCCCGTTTGACTATCAGATCAAGCGACACGATGCTGGGACGGACATCCAGCTTCTCTCGGAACAGCAAGTCAAAATCGGCGATCAGAGCGGCATCCTTGAAGTCGAAAAGAATTTTGCCCTTTCGGCAACGGGTTCCGAATTCGAGCTGGAGTACAAGCTCAAGAACAACGGTACTGCCGAGGCTAAAGGATTTTTCGGGACACTCCTCGAGACCGGCCTACTCGCCTGCGGAACAACGGACCGCGACATTCTCGTTGATGGCGACGCCCTCAAGTTCAACTTCCGCGACCCCCTGATTTTCCCCGATGCAAGGCGGATCGAAATCAAGGACTCCGTTACGGATTGCCGCATCCGTCTTGATTTCGAGACCAGGACCTCGCTCCTGGTCGCCCCGATTTTCGGGGCATCCGCACTCGCTGCTCCCGAAGCATTGCAAGGCATCCGCATATTCCCCTTCTGGAAGCTTTCACTTGCAAGCCTCAACGAAACCGAATTCAAGATGACCGTCCACATTTCCAAGAGATAA
- a CDS encoding S41 family peptidase has protein sequence MLIAFFLTACSDFFEPVESTPEPTEYSYNYWLLKQTYLFEDELPQLDENGDSVQELYNKLSDPFTRYIPPSKSEATITHINTSIVPGDVGMEYEKFPQKEYPLIIYRVYPEGPAGRAGIKRYGNIMNANGVDIVGENAFEVYDSILTYSKEITLTVAYTSGTISYNLTKEDVYAPTIFLDTLNGIPIITITSFKLNTADQKNGSLGELKTYLDSTQNTTEPRLINLRNNPGGHVSHCIAMADLFIKDGVISTRTSRDLSVEGKTIYREKSERAKSGDSGEKGKFVLLVNKGSASCSEIFAAALQEAANIPVAGETTYGKGIGQSTWKTMNGGLAIITNWEFLTPKGNSYHKKGVIPDYPCESATLSCGIEAIQKYYGTAPLLKSRSGIFDKEPSVLRRYKFEGGSIENSNF, from the coding sequence GTGCTCATCGCCTTTTTCCTCACTGCCTGTAGCGATTTTTTCGAGCCCGTCGAGAGCACTCCCGAGCCGACAGAATACAGTTATAACTACTGGCTGCTCAAGCAAACGTACCTGTTCGAAGACGAACTGCCACAGCTAGACGAAAACGGGGACTCGGTCCAGGAGCTTTACAACAAACTGTCCGACCCATTCACCCGTTATATTCCGCCATCCAAAAGCGAAGCGACCATTACCCACATCAACACGAGTATCGTCCCGGGCGATGTCGGAATGGAATACGAGAAATTTCCCCAAAAAGAATACCCGCTAATCATCTACCGCGTTTATCCCGAAGGACCTGCCGGACGCGCCGGTATCAAACGCTACGGTAACATCATGAACGCAAACGGAGTCGACATCGTCGGAGAAAACGCATTCGAAGTATACGATTCCATTTTGACCTACAGCAAGGAAATTACTCTCACCGTCGCCTACACCAGCGGCACTATTTCGTACAACCTAACTAAAGAAGATGTCTACGCCCCGACGATATTCCTCGACACCCTGAACGGGATTCCAATCATTACCATCACCAGTTTCAAGCTAAATACCGCCGACCAGAAAAACGGCTCGTTGGGAGAACTCAAGACCTATCTCGATTCCACCCAAAACACGACCGAACCTCGCCTCATCAACCTGCGGAACAACCCCGGTGGACATGTATCACATTGCATCGCCATGGCAGACTTGTTTATCAAAGATGGCGTCATTTCGACTCGAACATCGCGAGACCTTTCCGTAGAAGGAAAGACTATCTACAGGGAAAAATCGGAAAGGGCCAAATCGGGCGACTCCGGTGAAAAAGGAAAGTTCGTTCTCCTGGTCAACAAGGGAAGCGCAAGTTGTTCCGAGATATTCGCCGCCGCGCTTCAAGAAGCGGCAAACATCCCCGTCGCAGGCGAGACCACATACGGCAAGGGCATCGGCCAAAGCACCTGGAAAACGATGAACGGCGGGCTCGCCATCATTACCAACTGGGAATTTCTGACACCCAAGGGGAACTCCTACCACAAAAAAGGCGTCATCCCCGACTACCCTTGCGAAAGCGCCACCCTTTCGTGCGGCATAGAAGCCATCCAGAAATATTACGGAACCGCTCCCCTCCTGAAGAGCCGTTCCGGCATTTTCGACAAAGAGCCCTCTGTACTTCGCAGGTATAAGTTCGAAGGCGGTTCCATCGAAAATTCAAATTTCTGA
- the glmS gene encoding glutamine--fructose-6-phosphate transaminase (isomerizing) yields the protein MCGIVGYIGKNDALPILIGGLKKLEYRGYDSSGVALIEDGKIETVRASGKIAALEDKLKSKPLHGHIGIAHTRWATHGAPTEQNAHPHQSFDGNISIVHNGIIENYAILKKKLQSEGIEFKSETDTEVVAHLIARYYNGNLKEAVLKAISKIEGTFGLAVICKSEPGTLIGARRGSPLILGIGQDEFYLASDVSAIIMHTQKVVYLDDNDIVEIKEDGYNLLNTHSQPVQHEVQDVEFDADVIAKGGFAHFMLKEIFEQPEVLRNTMRGRLLYAEGNAKLAGLDTNIKELRNINRIIITACGTSYYAGMVGEYMIEDLAGVPVEVEYASEFRYRNPIIKPGTLVLAISQSGETADTLAALKEAQQKGATALAICNGVGSTIARTSDGGVYLHAGPEIGVASTKAFTSQVTVLAMIALLLGRQRRLSFEAGSDIVKAMQELPELVEQTLKLSDQIAGIANKYVKANNFLYLGRHFNYPVAMEGALKLKEISYIHAEGYPAAEMKHGPIALIDENMPVVVIAPKDALFDKVISNVREIKARGGKVIAISTEDCHPLDEIADHLIKVPKTIPMLMPIVTCVPLQLLAYHIAVLRRNDVDQPRNLAKSVTVE from the coding sequence ATGTGCGGAATTGTTGGCTATATAGGTAAAAATGATGCATTGCCGATTTTGATTGGCGGACTTAAGAAACTTGAATATCGTGGTTATGACAGCTCGGGTGTCGCCTTGATTGAAGACGGAAAAATTGAAACGGTCCGTGCTTCCGGCAAGATAGCTGCCCTGGAAGACAAGCTGAAGAGCAAGCCTCTCCACGGTCATATCGGTATCGCCCACACCCGTTGGGCCACCCACGGCGCCCCCACAGAACAGAACGCGCACCCGCACCAGAGCTTTGACGGAAACATCTCGATCGTGCACAACGGCATCATCGAAAACTACGCCATTCTAAAGAAGAAGCTCCAATCCGAAGGAATCGAATTCAAGTCCGAAACCGACACCGAAGTCGTCGCCCACTTGATTGCCCGCTACTACAACGGCAACCTCAAAGAAGCCGTCCTCAAGGCGATTTCCAAAATCGAAGGAACATTTGGCCTTGCCGTCATCTGCAAGAGCGAACCCGGCACCCTTATCGGAGCCCGCCGCGGATCTCCGCTCATTTTGGGCATCGGACAGGACGAATTCTACTTGGCCTCCGATGTTTCCGCAATTATCATGCACACGCAGAAGGTTGTCTACTTGGACGACAACGACATCGTGGAAATCAAGGAAGACGGCTACAACCTGCTGAACACGCACAGCCAGCCGGTGCAACACGAAGTGCAGGATGTAGAATTTGACGCTGACGTTATTGCAAAGGGCGGATTTGCCCATTTTATGCTCAAGGAAATTTTCGAGCAGCCCGAAGTGCTCCGCAACACCATGCGCGGCCGCCTGCTGTACGCCGAAGGCAACGCCAAGCTCGCAGGTCTCGACACCAACATCAAGGAACTGAGGAACATCAACCGTATCATTATTACCGCCTGCGGCACCAGCTACTACGCCGGTATGGTCGGCGAATACATGATCGAAGACTTGGCCGGCGTCCCGGTCGAAGTGGAATACGCCTCGGAATTCCGTTACCGCAACCCGATTATCAAGCCGGGCACGCTCGTTCTTGCCATTAGCCAGTCCGGCGAAACCGCCGATACGCTCGCCGCCCTTAAAGAAGCCCAGCAGAAGGGCGCTACCGCTCTTGCCATCTGTAACGGTGTGGGTTCTACCATCGCCCGCACAAGCGACGGCGGCGTTTACCTGCACGCAGGCCCCGAAATCGGCGTGGCAAGCACCAAGGCGTTCACCAGCCAGGTGACCGTGCTCGCCATGATTGCCCTTTTGCTTGGCCGCCAGCGCAGACTTTCTTTTGAAGCAGGCTCCGACATCGTGAAGGCCATGCAGGAACTCCCGGAACTCGTGGAGCAGACTCTCAAGCTTTCGGACCAGATTGCAGGCATCGCCAACAAGTACGTGAAGGCGAACAACTTCTTGTACCTGGGCCGCCACTTCAACTACCCCGTCGCCATGGAAGGCGCCCTCAAGCTCAAGGAAATCAGCTACATTCACGCCGAAGGCTACCCCGCCGCCGAAATGAAGCATGGGCCCATTGCCTTGATTGACGAAAACATGCCGGTCGTGGTGATTGCCCCGAAGGACGCCCTGTTCGACAAGGTCATCAGTAACGTTCGTGAAATCAAGGCCCGTGGCGGCAAGGTGATTGCCATCTCGACCGAAGACTGTCACCCGCTCGACGAAATTGCAGACCACCTGATCAAGGTTCCAAAAACCATCCCGATGCTCATGCCGATCGTGACTTGCGTGCCGCTCCAGCTGCTCGCCTACCACATTGCCGTGCTTCGTAGAAACGACGTGGACCAGCCAAGAAACCTCGCGAAGAGTGTCACCGTGGAATAA
- a CDS encoding S41 family peptidase, with amino-acid sequence MKHFYLLISLAAALIFSACTQTTSSDDSNSQPSNEIFPRMDEVTDKYEAELYYNYVLLDYFYLYGHLRNELADDYKVYLGKESDNDNFSKGYCTSDYYDVCYMYGQLRDPFTQYFDPEVAPQVLASIFETHTIRGIGAEVEEITDSTSQYLRISDIYPGSPAEKAGLQIGDIIVQIDGLSISTTSNFDAMCTGNIGDVIKIVVDRNDEMVVAAVIVDEYNEPSVKLTYQDSIPVIQIKKFVVTSISDSGSYGEFLTALKKTEGAKSTIIDLRGNPGGETRQCNGITAELLSKGDTITIDIEAHLDSVFEGRNIRYIQKMDTLTYTATADGLGKKRYYVFMADTASASCAELMLSALTTNRSTPVVGQLTYGKQIGQIFDSTLYGGLALITALQGFDKNWESFHDLGIVPDYEIDDPEEQMAKAIELAKNASEKRTAGYGTKRLYHFSKTGTQVQEGKIPTLKDLKPRLRKAKFF; translated from the coding sequence ATGAAGCATTTCTATTTATTGATATCCCTGGCGGCGGCCCTCATTTTTTCGGCATGTACGCAGACCACCAGCAGTGACGACAGCAACAGCCAGCCTTCCAACGAAATTTTCCCTCGGATGGACGAAGTTACCGACAAATACGAGGCGGAGCTCTACTACAACTATGTCTTGCTTGACTATTTCTACCTTTACGGTCATTTACGCAACGAACTCGCCGACGATTACAAGGTCTATCTAGGAAAGGAATCCGACAATGACAACTTCTCCAAGGGGTACTGCACATCCGACTATTACGACGTGTGCTATATGTACGGCCAATTAAGAGACCCTTTCACCCAATACTTTGATCCGGAAGTCGCCCCTCAGGTTCTTGCAAGCATTTTTGAAACCCATACAATTAGAGGAATCGGTGCGGAAGTCGAAGAAATTACTGACAGCACATCCCAATACTTACGCATCTCGGATATATACCCGGGCTCCCCTGCAGAAAAGGCTGGACTCCAAATAGGCGATATCATTGTCCAAATAGACGGGCTTAGCATTTCGACGACCTCTAACTTCGATGCCATGTGTACAGGCAATATCGGAGACGTCATCAAGATTGTCGTAGACCGCAATGACGAAATGGTCGTTGCCGCAGTCATCGTAGACGAATACAACGAGCCCTCTGTCAAGCTCACTTATCAAGATTCCATTCCGGTCATCCAGATTAAGAAATTTGTCGTGACATCGATTAGCGACAGCGGATCCTACGGAGAATTTCTTACAGCCCTCAAAAAAACTGAAGGAGCAAAATCGACCATTATTGACCTACGCGGAAACCCCGGTGGAGAAACAAGGCAATGCAACGGTATAACCGCAGAACTTCTTTCCAAGGGAGACACAATTACTATTGACATAGAAGCTCATTTAGACTCTGTTTTCGAAGGTAGGAATATACGGTATATTCAGAAAATGGACACTCTAACCTACACTGCAACTGCCGATGGTCTCGGGAAAAAACGTTATTATGTGTTCATGGCCGATACCGCCTCGGCAAGCTGCGCCGAGCTTATGCTTTCAGCATTAACAACAAATAGGAGCACTCCTGTTGTAGGCCAACTGACATACGGGAAACAGATCGGCCAGATATTCGATTCAACACTCTACGGCGGACTTGCCCTGATAACAGCCCTGCAAGGTTTCGACAAGAACTGGGAAAGTTTCCACGACCTAGGCATTGTCCCCGACTACGAAATCGACGATCCAGAAGAACAAATGGCAAAAGCGATCGAACTCGCCAAGAATGCCTCTGAAAAACGTACGGCCGGCTACGGGACCAAGCGACTCTATCACTTCTCCAAAACAGGGACACAGGTGCAGGAAGGCAAGATTCCCACCCTGAAGGACTTGAAGCCGAGACTCCGCAAAGCCAAATTTTTCTAA
- a CDS encoding FKBP-type peptidyl-prolyl cis-trans isomerase, with the protein MNKKLLIAAGALAFALTGCDQLCQGPKTKTALVTEKDKYSYALGAHFGNQARFQLVTRDSIDLDLDLFIQAFKERYNEDSAHFLMNDSTIFQTLTDLSQARQAEKNKKDSLAAEANKAAGEAFLAQNKTAEGVVTTESGLQYKVIAEGTGATPADGDIVKVHYTGKLLDGTKFDSSVDRGEPLEFPISAVIPGWTEMLKLMKVGEKVTAWIPSDLAYGPRGRGPQIPGNSLLVFEMELIDTHAADAPAAEAPKAEAPKAEKKVAAKAAPKAEAKAAAAKPAAEAPAAAKAEAKPAAAKPAAEAPAAAKAEAKPAAAKPAAAPAAAKAEAKPAAAAPAAAPAAAKAEAKPAAAAPAAAPAAPAAAQ; encoded by the coding sequence ATGAACAAAAAATTGCTTATTGCCGCAGGCGCTCTCGCCTTTGCTTTGACCGGATGTGACCAATTGTGCCAGGGTCCGAAGACCAAGACTGCTCTGGTGACGGAAAAGGACAAGTACAGCTACGCTCTCGGAGCCCATTTCGGTAACCAGGCTCGTTTCCAGCTGGTGACCCGCGATTCCATCGACCTGGACCTCGATCTTTTCATCCAGGCTTTCAAGGAACGCTACAACGAAGATTCCGCTCACTTCCTGATGAACGATTCCACGATTTTCCAGACTCTGACCGACCTTTCCCAGGCTCGCCAGGCTGAAAAGAACAAGAAGGACAGCCTCGCTGCCGAAGCCAACAAGGCTGCAGGCGAAGCATTCCTCGCCCAGAACAAGACTGCCGAAGGCGTCGTGACTACCGAATCTGGCCTCCAGTACAAGGTGATTGCCGAAGGTACGGGTGCAACTCCGGCCGATGGCGACATCGTGAAGGTCCATTACACCGGTAAGCTCCTTGACGGCACCAAGTTCGACAGCTCCGTCGACCGTGGCGAACCGCTTGAATTCCCGATCAGCGCCGTGATTCCGGGTTGGACCGAAATGCTCAAGCTCATGAAGGTGGGCGAAAAGGTCACCGCTTGGATCCCGAGCGACCTCGCTTACGGTCCGCGTGGCCGTGGCCCGCAGATTCCGGGTAACAGCCTCCTCGTGTTCGAAATGGAATTGATTGATACTCACGCTGCCGATGCTCCGGCCGCTGAAGCCCCTAAGGCCGAAGCGCCGAAGGCTGAAAAGAAGGTTGCTGCTAAGGCTGCTCCGAAGGCTGAAGCTAAGGCCGCTGCCGCAAAGCCGGCCGCTGAAGCTCCCGCTGCCGCTAAGGCTGAAGCCAAGCCCGCAGCCGCAAAGCCGGCTGCCGAAGCTCCCGCTGCCGCTAAGGCCGAAGCCAAGCCCGCAGCCGCAAAGCCGGCTGCTGCTCCCGCTGCCGCTAAGGCTGAAGCCAAGCCCGCTGCCGCAGCCCCGGCTGCTGCTCCCGCTGCCGCTAAGGCTGAAGCTAAGCCCGCTGCCGCTGCTCCCGCTGCTGCCCCGGCCGCCCCGGCTGCCGCACAGTAA